A region from the Aeromicrobium choanae genome encodes:
- the serS gene encoding serine--tRNA ligase, which yields MIDPRLLRDEPDLLRAAQERRGESPEVVDQLIAADEARRAAIVRFEAVRSEQKQLGKQIPKAQGDEKQALLARTKELSTEVKAAEAAQAESAKAFEAQLKSLPNPTVDAPPGGEDDFVVLEEIGTPRDFAAEGFEPRDHLELGELLGAIDVERGAKVSGSRFYYLTGVGAQLELALVQLAMSTAAEWGFTPMIPPALVKPQAMEGTGFLGQAADDVYHLEKDDLYLVGTSEVPLAAYHGGEILPTETLPRRYAAFSPCFRREAGSYGKDTRGIFRVHWFDKVEMFVYTTLDQAAAEHERLLGWEKAWLAKLELPFRVVDVAAGDLGLSAVRKFDCEAWIPTQAKYRELSSASNCTEFQARRLDVRTRGAADESTSHVATLNGTLCAMTRTIVALLENGQQADGSVRLPAALHPFLGEVLRPIGQASA from the coding sequence GTGATCGATCCCCGACTGTTGCGCGACGAACCCGACCTGCTGCGAGCCGCCCAGGAGCGCCGGGGCGAGTCGCCCGAGGTCGTCGACCAGCTCATCGCGGCCGACGAGGCACGTCGTGCCGCCATCGTGCGGTTCGAGGCCGTGCGGTCCGAGCAGAAGCAGCTCGGCAAGCAGATCCCGAAGGCGCAGGGCGACGAGAAGCAGGCGCTGCTGGCGCGCACGAAGGAGCTGAGCACCGAGGTCAAGGCGGCCGAGGCCGCCCAGGCCGAGTCGGCCAAGGCGTTCGAGGCGCAGCTGAAGTCGCTGCCCAACCCCACCGTCGACGCGCCCCCGGGCGGCGAGGACGACTTCGTCGTGCTCGAGGAGATCGGCACCCCGCGCGACTTCGCCGCCGAGGGCTTCGAGCCGCGCGACCACCTCGAGCTGGGCGAGCTGCTCGGCGCCATCGACGTCGAGCGGGGCGCGAAGGTCAGCGGCTCGCGGTTCTACTACCTCACGGGCGTCGGTGCCCAGCTCGAGCTCGCGCTCGTGCAGCTGGCGATGTCCACGGCCGCCGAGTGGGGCTTCACGCCGATGATCCCCCCGGCCCTGGTCAAGCCCCAGGCGATGGAGGGCACCGGCTTCCTCGGCCAGGCGGCCGACGACGTCTACCACCTGGAGAAGGACGACCTCTACCTCGTGGGCACCTCCGAGGTGCCGCTCGCGGCCTATCACGGTGGCGAGATCCTGCCGACCGAGACGCTGCCGCGACGCTACGCCGCCTTCAGCCCGTGCTTCCGCCGTGAGGCCGGGTCGTACGGCAAGGACACCCGCGGCATCTTCCGCGTGCACTGGTTCGACAAGGTCGAGATGTTCGTCTACACCACGCTCGACCAGGCGGCCGCCGAGCACGAGCGGCTGCTGGGCTGGGAGAAGGCGTGGCTCGCGAAGCTCGAGCTGCCGTTCCGCGTCGTCGACGTCGCCGCCGGCGACCTCGGACTGTCGGCCGTGCGCAAGTTCGACTGCGAGGCGTGGATCCCCACGCAGGCCAAGTACCGCGAGCTCTCCTCGGCGTCGAACTGCACCGAGTTCCAGGCGCGCCGGCTCGACGTGCGCACCCGCGGCGCGGCGGACGAGAGCACTTCGCACGTCGCCACGCTCAACGGCACCCTGTGCGCGATGACCCGCACGATCGTGGCGCTGCTGGAGAACGGCCAGCAGGCCGACGGCTCGGTCCGGCTCCCCGCGGCGCTGCACCCGTTCCTCGGCGAGGTCCTGCGGCCGATCGGTCAGGCGTCGGCGTGA
- a CDS encoding YegS/Rv2252/BmrU family lipid kinase, translated as MTIDLRRADGDRPLLPTALMVIGGVVFVVLTILVSIRWQPLMDLDQEVAEWAYDVSASRAWLVDLLDVVAIVTSNWTVAVVLAVLAGLLWWRNERLVAIWVVVSGVVVLAGNALIKLAVKRERPVWDLPLHEIGGYSFPSGHSAGAGLLFTVLALLTIVVTGRGLRRRLWLTLWVVLALLVAADRVFLGVHFLSDVTAGLCFGVTATLLLWQLLVHGRGRLPSELAVVTGSGRRRAAVVLNPVKVGDIEDFKAKVRQVGAAHGWDEPQWFETSIEDPGHGQTRAALDSDVDLVIAAGGDGTVRAVCEEATRSGVAIGVLPHGTGNLLARNLDIPVNTRDALDVVFGGQDRAIDLASFTTDGGTETSFLVMAGLGMDAMIMTGVNEDLKKRVGYLAYFVSGVKAITFPRTKVEITLDDDEPRHFRARTVVIGNVGFLQGGIPLLPDAQIDDGLLDVVIVAPKRFIGWLSIVARVITRRKTNDARLTRLCAQRVHVKAEKPVPMQLDGDPVGEGREITAEIHPGVVLVRVPAALAPAE; from the coding sequence GTGACGATCGACCTGCGCCGTGCCGATGGCGACCGGCCGCTCCTGCCGACCGCCCTGATGGTGATCGGCGGCGTCGTGTTCGTCGTCCTGACGATCCTGGTGTCGATCCGCTGGCAGCCGCTGATGGACCTCGACCAGGAGGTCGCCGAGTGGGCCTACGACGTCTCGGCGTCGCGCGCCTGGCTGGTCGACCTCCTCGACGTCGTCGCCATCGTCACCAGCAACTGGACCGTGGCCGTCGTGCTCGCCGTGCTGGCCGGGCTGCTGTGGTGGCGCAACGAGCGGCTCGTGGCGATCTGGGTGGTCGTCTCCGGTGTCGTGGTCCTGGCCGGCAACGCGCTGATCAAGCTCGCGGTGAAGCGCGAGCGTCCCGTGTGGGACCTTCCCCTGCACGAGATCGGCGGCTACTCGTTCCCCAGTGGCCACTCCGCGGGCGCCGGGCTGCTCTTCACCGTCCTGGCCCTGCTGACGATCGTGGTCACCGGCCGCGGGCTGCGCCGTCGCCTCTGGCTGACGCTGTGGGTCGTGCTGGCCCTCCTGGTGGCGGCCGACCGCGTCTTCCTCGGCGTGCACTTCCTCAGCGACGTCACCGCGGGCCTGTGCTTCGGCGTCACCGCCACGCTCCTGCTGTGGCAGCTCCTCGTCCACGGGCGCGGACGGCTGCCGTCCGAGCTCGCGGTCGTCACGGGCTCGGGCCGCCGCCGCGCCGCGGTGGTGCTCAACCCCGTCAAGGTCGGTGACATCGAGGACTTCAAGGCGAAGGTGCGCCAGGTCGGGGCGGCGCACGGCTGGGACGAGCCGCAGTGGTTCGAGACCTCCATCGAGGACCCCGGCCACGGCCAGACCCGCGCCGCGCTCGACTCCGACGTCGACCTCGTCATCGCGGCCGGTGGCGACGGCACGGTGCGCGCCGTGTGCGAGGAGGCGACCCGCTCCGGCGTCGCGATCGGCGTGCTGCCCCACGGCACCGGCAACCTGCTGGCGCGCAACCTCGACATCCCGGTGAACACCCGCGACGCCCTCGACGTCGTGTTCGGCGGCCAGGACCGCGCGATCGACCTGGCCAGCTTCACCACCGACGGCGGCACCGAGACCTCGTTCCTGGTGATGGCGGGCCTGGGCATGGACGCCATGATCATGACCGGCGTCAACGAGGACCTGAAGAAGCGCGTCGGGTACCTCGCGTACTTCGTCTCGGGCGTCAAGGCGATCACGTTCCCGCGCACCAAGGTCGAGATCACCCTCGACGACGACGAGCCGCGCCACTTCCGGGCCCGCACCGTGGTGATCGGCAACGTGGGCTTCCTGCAGGGTGGCATCCCCCTGCTGCCCGACGCGCAGATCGACGACGGGCTGCTCGACGTCGTGATCGTGGCGCCCAAGCGCTTCATCGGCTGGCTGTCGATCGTGGCTCGCGTGATCACCCGCCGCAAGACCAACGACGCGCGGCTGACCCGCCTGTGCGCCCAGCGGGTGCACGTGAAGGCCGAGAAGCCCGTGCCGATGCAGCTCGACGGCGACCCGGTGGGCGAGGGCCGCGAGATCACGGCCGAGATCCACCCGGGCGTCGTCCTGGTGCGGGTGCCCGCCGCGCTCGCCCCCGCCGAGTAG
- a CDS encoding glycoside hydrolase family 65 protein, giving the protein MSSHEAPVADDFLDRARWPADPWRLVETEPDQTDLGVTETLFAVGNGYLGMRGNVTEGRDSHTHGTFVNGFHETWKIHHAEEAYGFARVGQTIVNAPDAKVIRLYVDDEPLLLSVADLLEYERALDFREGVLRREILWRTPSNKRVRVVATRMVSFAQRHLAVLEFEITMLDDHAPIAISSQILNRQDGEDEYHVRSKAMGEGHDPRKSEGFDRRVLEPKHSWGDADQGRVSLGFRCSDSGMTLAVAADHRLETSLDYTTRVQVEDDLAKLTYRIAAKPGETIRLTKLVAYHTSRGVPVRELVDRCRRTLERAAQDGVAQLHEDQAAWLADFWARSDVEVPGHAAIQQAIRWNLFQVAQASARAEGAGIPAKGVTGSGYSGHYFWDTEVYVLPFLTYTNPDHARNALRFRHSLLDAGRRRAREMSQSGALFPWRTINGEEASAFYAAGTAQYHIDADIAYAVTQYYLATGDEDFMIRQGIDILVETARMWVDLGFWRDEEVGTFHIHGVTGPDEYTTVVNDNMFTNVMARFNLSAAAFAVKRLADRDVTAYERMLTRLALQDHEITDWERAARNMAIPYDEALGVHPQDQHFLEREVWDLDHTPLDKRPLLLNYHPLVIYRFQVIKQADVVLALYLQGHHFTSEQKRANFEYYDPITTGDSTLSAVVQSIIAAEVGYRDLAYRYFLGALFVDLADRHKNATDGVHVASTGGVWGVLASGFGGFRDHQGEFSIDPRLPEAWDELTYRVTLHGTRVRVTVRREELELFVEDQQPDAQGRLVDPTFFVRKRSITVKPGEPVVVPLEGQGPAIEGTPPPVSGRRRADGTIITAIVPGG; this is encoded by the coding sequence ATGAGCTCGCACGAGGCTCCCGTGGCCGACGACTTCCTCGACCGCGCGCGCTGGCCCGCCGATCCGTGGCGGCTCGTCGAGACCGAGCCCGACCAGACCGACCTGGGCGTTACCGAGACCCTGTTCGCGGTCGGCAACGGCTACCTCGGCATGCGTGGCAACGTCACCGAGGGCCGCGACTCCCACACCCACGGCACGTTCGTGAACGGCTTCCACGAGACGTGGAAGATCCACCACGCCGAGGAGGCCTACGGTTTCGCGCGGGTCGGCCAGACGATCGTCAACGCCCCCGACGCGAAGGTGATCCGGCTCTACGTCGACGACGAGCCGCTGCTGCTGAGCGTCGCCGACCTGCTCGAGTACGAGCGCGCCCTGGACTTCCGCGAGGGGGTGCTGCGGCGCGAGATCCTGTGGCGCACCCCGTCGAACAAGCGCGTGCGCGTCGTGGCGACGCGGATGGTGTCGTTCGCCCAGCGCCACCTCGCGGTGCTCGAGTTCGAGATCACGATGCTCGACGACCACGCGCCCATCGCGATCTCGTCGCAGATCCTCAACCGCCAGGACGGCGAGGACGAGTACCACGTCCGCTCCAAGGCCATGGGCGAGGGACACGACCCCCGCAAGTCCGAGGGCTTCGACCGCCGGGTGCTCGAGCCGAAGCACAGCTGGGGTGACGCCGACCAGGGCCGGGTCTCGCTGGGCTTCCGTTGCTCGGACAGCGGCATGACCCTGGCCGTCGCGGCCGACCACCGACTCGAGACCTCCCTGGACTACACGACCCGGGTCCAGGTCGAGGACGACCTGGCGAAGCTGACGTACCGGATCGCGGCGAAGCCCGGCGAGACGATCCGCCTCACCAAGCTCGTCGCCTACCACACGTCCCGCGGCGTGCCGGTGCGCGAGCTCGTCGACCGCTGCCGCCGCACGCTCGAGCGCGCCGCGCAGGACGGCGTCGCGCAGCTGCACGAGGACCAGGCCGCGTGGCTCGCCGACTTCTGGGCCCGCTCCGACGTCGAGGTCCCCGGGCACGCCGCCATCCAGCAGGCGATTCGCTGGAACCTGTTCCAGGTGGCGCAGGCCAGCGCACGCGCGGAGGGCGCGGGCATCCCCGCGAAGGGCGTCACCGGCTCGGGCTACAGCGGTCACTACTTCTGGGACACCGAGGTCTACGTCCTGCCGTTCCTGACCTACACGAACCCCGACCACGCCCGCAACGCCCTGCGCTTCCGGCACAGCCTGCTCGACGCGGGCCGGCGCCGCGCGCGGGAGATGTCGCAGTCGGGAGCCCTCTTCCCCTGGCGCACGATCAACGGCGAGGAGGCCTCGGCCTTCTACGCCGCGGGCACCGCGCAGTACCACATCGACGCCGACATCGCGTATGCCGTGACGCAGTACTACCTCGCCACGGGCGACGAGGACTTCATGATCCGCCAGGGCATCGACATCCTCGTCGAGACCGCCCGGATGTGGGTCGACCTGGGGTTCTGGCGCGACGAGGAGGTGGGCACGTTCCACATCCACGGCGTCACCGGTCCGGACGAGTACACCACCGTCGTGAACGACAACATGTTCACGAACGTCATGGCGCGGTTCAACCTCAGCGCGGCGGCGTTCGCCGTGAAGCGCCTCGCCGATCGCGACGTGACCGCCTACGAGCGGATGCTCACCCGGCTCGCGCTGCAGGACCACGAGATCACCGACTGGGAGCGCGCCGCGCGCAACATGGCGATCCCCTACGACGAGGCGCTCGGCGTCCACCCGCAGGACCAGCACTTCCTCGAGCGGGAGGTCTGGGACCTCGACCACACGCCGCTGGACAAGCGGCCGCTGCTGCTGAACTACCACCCGCTGGTGATCTACCGGTTCCAGGTCATCAAGCAGGCCGACGTCGTGCTGGCCCTCTACCTGCAGGGCCACCACTTCACGTCGGAGCAGAAGCGCGCCAACTTCGAGTACTACGACCCGATCACCACGGGCGACTCCACCCTGTCCGCCGTGGTGCAGTCGATCATCGCGGCCGAGGTCGGGTACCGCGACCTGGCCTACCGCTACTTCCTCGGCGCCCTCTTCGTCGACTTGGCCGACCGCCACAAGAACGCCACCGACGGCGTGCACGTGGCCTCGACCGGGGGCGTCTGGGGCGTCCTGGCCAGCGGCTTCGGCGGGTTCCGCGACCACCAGGGCGAGTTCTCGATCGACCCGCGCCTGCCCGAGGCCTGGGACGAGCTGACCTACCGAGTGACGCTCCACGGCACCCGGGTCCGGGTCACCGTGCGTCGCGAGGAGCTCGAGCTGTTCGTCGAGGACCAGCAGCCCGACGCGCAGGGCCGGCTCGTCGACCCCACGTTCTTCGTGCGCAAGCGCTCGATCACCGTGAAGCCCGGCGAGCCCGTGGTGGTGCCGCTGGAGGGTCAGGGTCCCGCGATCGAGGGCACTCCGCCTCCGGTGTCGGGCCGCCGTCGCGCCGACGGCACGATCATCACGGCCATCGTCCCCGGCGGCTGA
- a CDS encoding HAD family hydrolase — MDWNDYDAALFDLDGVITPTAEVHETAWGRMFSDFLEGHPDAEPYTDADYFAYVDGKPRYEGVRSFLESRGIELPYGDPSDDPAAETVCALGNRKNDYFREVLRTEGVEAYPGSIRLLDALEERGVRAALVSSSRNARPVLEAAGITERFEVIIDGEVAAAEHIAGKPRPDTYAAAADRLGVPTQRSVVLEDAVSGVQAGAAGDFGLVVGVDRGAGAETLRENGADVVVSDLAELL, encoded by the coding sequence GTGGACTGGAACGACTACGACGCCGCGTTGTTCGACCTCGACGGAGTGATCACCCCCACCGCCGAGGTCCACGAGACGGCCTGGGGCCGGATGTTCAGCGACTTCCTCGAGGGGCACCCGGACGCCGAGCCCTACACCGACGCCGACTACTTCGCTTACGTCGACGGCAAGCCCCGCTACGAGGGCGTGCGCTCGTTCCTCGAGTCGCGCGGCATCGAGCTGCCGTACGGCGACCCGTCCGACGACCCGGCGGCCGAGACCGTCTGCGCGCTCGGCAACCGCAAGAACGACTACTTCCGCGAGGTGCTGCGCACTGAGGGGGTCGAGGCGTACCCCGGCTCGATCCGGCTGCTCGACGCCCTCGAGGAGCGCGGCGTCAGGGCCGCCCTCGTGTCCAGCTCCCGCAACGCCCGGCCCGTGCTCGAGGCCGCCGGCATCACCGAGCGCTTCGAGGTGATCATCGACGGTGAGGTCGCCGCCGCGGAGCACATCGCCGGCAAGCCCCGTCCCGACACGTACGCCGCCGCCGCCGATCGCCTCGGCGTTCCCACGCAGCGATCGGTCGTCCTCGAGGACGCCGTGTCCGGCGTCCAGGCCGGCGCCGCCGGCGACTTCGGTCTCGTCGTCGGTGTCGATCGCGGCGCCGGTGCCGAGACGCTCCGCGAGAACGGTGCCGACGTGGTCGTCTCGGACCTGGCGGAGCTCCTGTGA